The window TAAGAGAATGTTAACTTATTGTTTTGTAGTGAATATTTAATACTTTGATCAGTAGTAGTTGATGAGGTTCTTTTAATATCTAATTTTTGAGATTATTTCTCTGTTATTTTTTCATCAAGTAGTTTCTGTGATATAATTAGATTTGGTTTCTCTATAGTTAATAGTTTATTGTTGTATATAGTCCAAAGGTTATTAAAACTTTGTTCATTAAAAATACTAATAAGGTCATTTAGAATTGTACTTTCTATTTCACTTTTTTCTAATATAAGTTTAGATATTCCATTATCATCACGAGTGGGGCATCTATAAACACTTTTTTTATTTTAACTATTAAAATATGTAAGTATATTGAAATATAGAATATTGAGTAAGTAAGTATTTAGAATTAAGAGAGGTGAACCTTACCACATATATGAGTTCAAATCTTATGAAATGTACTTGAATAAAAGACCATCTCTTAATGAGATGGTCTTTTATCTACATAAGTTTGTTAGAAAGTTGGATTGTTATTATTTATACTTCCGCCTGTCATTAAGAACAAGAGTCTTGAGAAAGTGTCAATTGGTTGGATTGCATCCCAGTGCTCTACCAGTTTTCCATTTTTTAATCGAAATGTATCAGTAATAATAAATCCTTTTTTCTCATTGCCCCTGTGTTTCGCCATCATTGTGGTATGGCTATGCAAGAGGATGAAATCACCATCAGCATATATTCGCTTCACATCAAAAGAATACTCAGGGAATCTCTTGGTCAGTGTTTTCACATAGCTAATAAGTCCAGACATTTCATTTGGTATAGCTCTGTTGTGTTGTGTGTATGGAACATTACCGTATTTCTCCATTGTGTAGTCAAAGTCATGTTCATTCATCAAATGTTGAAAAAAGTCCACGACGATTTTTGCATTTTCTGTTTCTTGTTCTGTCCAATTTTCTTGTAAATGTTTGTTGATATCAATTATTGGATATTTTTTTGATTGACTCATTATAAGCCTCCTATTTTCATTTATATTTTTTAGATTGATATAGTAATCTTTTCCTGAGGAGTTGTAAAAACAGATCCTCAATTATACAGAAACTCGAATTACAACAGCCTCATCTTCTATTTACCAGAAGCATTCATGGCTTCAAAGAAGCCCCAATGTCCTTACTAATGGTTAGTTCCTTAATTTCCTCCTTAACATTATGAACATCAATAGCGGGTACTTACTAAATACATTAATTAATAGACCGATCTACTTATATGGTGTAAAAATATAACCACTTCAGCTTATGATAAGTAAAATGGTAATACATCACCATAAGCATTAGACCGGTTTACTTATATTTTAATTTATCCTTTATTCATTGTCAATGATAATTGTATAAATTTTCATTGACAATTATCGAAAGAAGAAGTAGTATATAAGTAAACCGGTCTTATATTTGTTTAGGAGGGAATATGTCAAAATACAATAGAGAGGAAATTTTGCAATCTGGTGTTGAAATTCTAACGATGAAGGGGTTTTCAGGGTTAGGCGTTCAACACGTATTAAAAGCTTGCGGGATTCCAAAAGGATCCTTTTATAATTTCTTTGAAAACAAAGATGCATTTGTTATCGAAGCAATAAAGCTTTACAGCAGAAAAGTAAAATTCATTTTAGAACAGATAGATAATGATAGCACTCTGAATCCGATTGAGAAGATTACAAAGTATTATTCTATTGCGAATGATTTCTTTTTCAATAAGGGCAACCTTAGAACATGTCCAATGATGAATATTGTTTCAGATGGTGTGGAAAATGAGGCCATTATCGAGTTAATTCATAGCAGTATAGATATGCACAAAGATTTCATAGCAAAATGGATTGACAGCGCAATGACCTTGGAACTCATTTCAAATCAAATAGATCCTGTTCGATTAACACATATGATTTATGATAACTATCATGGTGCAGTATTGAGGATGAAATATGAGAATTCAGAGTTGCCACTCAACAACTTCATTAGTAATGTACTACCATTTTACTTAAAGTAAAATGGTTATATTTTTACACGGTTTAAGCAGACCGGTCTAAATAAATCGAGTTTTGAAACATATTAATTAAATAAACCAATAAAGGTGAACAAATAAGGAGATGAGTATTATGAATTTCGAAAATCTGCAAGTATCTAAAGCACTAGAGCTAAGAAACATGACAATCAAGAATAGAATTGTAAGATCAGCGACGCATAGTATGCTTGGTAATCTTGATGGGACCATCAGCCAAGATGAGCTTAAAATGTATGATGAATTGGCATCCAATGAAATCGGGCTCATTATTGCAGGTCAGTTTTTCGTTTCAAAGGACGGTATTGTTGCACCGGGCTCAAATGAACTGATTAATGACGATCATGCTAAATATGCAAAAAAAATCAAGGAAATTGTAGAGCCGAACGACACAAAGGTTATTGCACAAATCAACCATGCTGGTATCCAAGCTTATTCACAAGATCCATTCGGACCGTCTGAATTTGATTTAGAAGATGGTAGAGTTGCAAGAGAGATGACGATTGATGAAATTACTAGAGTGAAAAGTGATTTTGTTGAATCCGCTGTGCGTGCACAGAAATCAAGAATGGATGGTGTGCAATTACACGCTGCTCATGGGTATCTTTTATGCGAATTCCTGAAGCCATCTATCAATAAACGTACGGATAACTATGGCGGAAGCTCAGAAAACAGATTTAGAATTGTACGCGAGATATTGGAAGAAATTAAAGAAGCCTGTGGTGAAGCTTATCCAGTATTCATAAAGATCGATTCCAATGATCTGATAGAAACTGCTACGTATAATGACGATCTAGATTACATGATGTTTCAGCTTGAGGCGCTTGGTATAGAAGCGGTTGAATTCAGTGGTTCAGATTTCGCAACGAAGAAATATTCAGATCATAATTATTTCTTGGATAGCGCCCTTGAGATCAAAGGTGATAGGAATATCGCGACTATGGTTGTTGGTGGTGTAAGAAACTTTAATGATATGGAAACTGTATTAACATCAGGTGTAGATATGGTTTCATTGTCTAGACCATTTATCACTGAACCAGACCTTATTACACGTTTAAAAAAGGGTCAGGAAAAATCACGTTGTGTCAGCTGTAGTAAGTGTTCGACTGTTGGTAGAAAAAGATGTATTCTGAATACGTTTTAGGGTATTAATGAAGGCCGTATGATTTCTGGTTTAGATCATACGGCCTTCATTAATAAATCATAATTAAGGGATCTTCTTGAAAACCGCACTTACACCCGTTACGCTGAACTGTACCATAAGTAAAAACTTTTAAAATATGTAGGCGGAATATACACTAATAAAAATGTAGGACAATATATATTCGCACTATATTTTATGAAATAAAGAAAAAGGCAATGTAATTTAAAATTAGGTTGTCTTTTTTATGTGGGTATTGGGTCGTTCGGTTTCCTTATATTGATAGGATACGACATATAAATATTTCTGTAATTGTATAATGATAAAAGTCTATTACTGGATTTAGTAAATTAAAAAATGTTCTCAAAATACATACTTACAATTTTTTACGAATTATCCTTTTTTATGATAAAATAATAAGATAAATATTTTGGTTTCTAGGGAAGTATAGACTCAGTATAGGTTCATACTTTCCTATTGACAGTAGGGTTAACATTGTATATATAAAAATAATATTTGAATATACAAATATATTTGTAAGGGAGATAGCAGCATTTGGAGATAAAAGAATTAAAAATAGGCAATATAATTATACCATGTAATGTTCTTATGGCACCGCTTGCAGGATATACATGTTATCCTTTTAGAATTCTGTGCAGTGAGCTAGGGGCAGGACTTTGTTATACAGAAATGGTAAATTGTAACTCACTTAGATATAAGGATAAAGCAACGCAAAAACTACTTTTTACAACAGCAGAAGAAAAGGTAAAGGCTACTCAATTAGTAGGTTCTGATCCAAGAATAATGGAGAAAATGGCAAGAAGTAATTATTTTGAAGAATTCGATATAATAGATATTAATATGGGTTGTCCAGTGCCCAATTTGTTCAAAAGTGGACAAGGAAGTGCACTTCTTGGAGATCTAAAAAAAGCATCCTCTATTATTAAAGGCTGTAAGAAGAGTGGAAAGATAATTACTGTTAAAATTCGTGTAGGAATTAGAGAAGATAAAATGATTTCAGCAGAAGTTGCAAAAATGTGTGAAGATTCTGGAGCAGACATGATTACTATACATGGCAGAAGTAGGAATATGATGTATAGTGGAACTCCTTATTTCGACCAGATAGAACAAGCAAAGTCGGTGGTTAGAATACCTGTAATTGCTAATGGGGGTATATTTTCGGTACCAGATGCTGAAAAAATGATGAATCTTACAGGCGCAGATGGCGTGATGATTGCGAGATATGCTCTTGAAAATCCATTTATATTCAGTGAACTTACACACAAAGAAATACAAAAGAATAAATATACTATAATATCTGAGCAGATTGATTTAACATCAAAGCATTATGACGAGACATTCACACTTTCTTACATCAAAAGACTTGTTTCTTTTTGTATGAGGACAGAAAAAGGAACTAAAAAGTATAAACAAGAATTATATAAATCTGGTAATATATCAGAACTTGAATACATTATAAGAAAAATTTTTTATAAAGAGAGAGAGATTGATTAATGGAACATGGATTTATTATTGAAGATGGAATTTTAGAATCATATACACTTAAAAATTCCTTTGTTAAGGTTCCTGATAATGTTAAGGTAATAGGCAAAGGAGCCTTCAAGGGATGTACATTTATTGAACAAGTTGTTCTTCCTGAAACTATAACGGAGATTATGGACACTGCTTTTAAGGGATGTAAAAATTTGAAAAAAATCAACTTTCCTTCAAAACTCACTCATATAGGAGAATATGCTTTTCATAGATGTCATTCGCTACATAGTGCAAAGTTATCTGATGAAGTTAAAAGTCTTAGTAATTGTGCGTTTTTATACTGTGATAGTCTTGAATATGTTTCTATCCCAGGAGTGATATATCTAGGCAGGCAGGTATTCGTAAATAATGTGAATTTAAAAGAAATAGAAATTTCAAAAGACTTAGATACATCACGTATATCCGATATCTTTACAGGCTGCAGCAGAATTTCTAAGATCAGCTTATCGGACGGAACTATTTGTAATATTGATAGTGTGATCGAAGTCATCTCTTCACATTCTAATGTACATGCTGTAGTTAAAGCAATTGCAGTTGATATATATAGAATGATGGAGATTCATGATGGTATATTGATAAAATTACTTGTCAATGTGAAGGATTTGGAGATACCAAATAGAATAGCAGGCATTGCAAAGAGCTGTTTTTTTAATAGAAAAGGCATTGTGTCTGTAAAGATGCCTGAATCATTGACTTATATTGGAAGCAGGGCATTTAGAAATTGCATTAACTTAGAAAGGATACAATTTGCTAATGAAAATGTAAATATAAGTAAGGATGCCTTTAAAAACTGTACATCACTAAAATATGTTACGTTATCTGATGGAAGTACCTATGAACTGAAAGGGTTGCCAGATACATCTGATGAAAGTATTCCTAAGATAGTACGCACAATTCATTCACAGATACTAAATAACTTTTTTATTAGTGGAACTACATTGATACAGTACAGAGGAAATGAAGAAAGGGTGGTTGTGCCAGAAGGTATAGCGATCATTGGTGAAAAAGCATTTGCTGGTAATGAAGCCGTGGGCAAAGTGATTTTACCAGATTCTATAAGAGAAATTCATGAAGAAGCATTTTCTGACTGTATTCTTTTACAGACAATCAATGTTCCTGAGGGGCTAGAATATATTGGGGAATCATCATTTGAAAATTGTTTAAAGCTCATACGTATAGATTTGCCGGAGTCACTTACTAAAATAGAAAAAGCAGCATTTAACAGATGTAAAAAATTGAATCAGGTAATATTTGGAAGTGAGATGAAAGAAATAGAGAGCCTAGCTTTTTATGGATGTAATTCACTGAAAAATGTACATCTGCCAGAAAAACTTATAAACATAGGTGATATGGTGTTTTATAAGTGTTTTTCTTTAAAGGAAATAACATTACCAGAATCTTTATGCAGACTAGGGAATAATGTATTTACATCATCAGGTATAAAATCAGCAAATATAAAGTGTGATTTAAAAGAGTGTGGAACGGATATTTTCTCACAATGTGACAAACTAAGGAAACTGACTTTTGAAGAAGGGGTTACATATATTGGAGATAAATTTGCATTTAGGTGTTCTTCGCTTAAATACGTTAATATTCCTTCTACAATCGAATATATTGGTAAAAATGCGTTTGAAGGCAGCATTTATATAAAAGATACTGTACAAAATGGGAAGATAGGGAATATATTTGTAGATGGAAGTGAACTTTCAGGAAATATTGTAATTTCTGATGGAATAACTGCCATTGCAGGTGGCGCATTTTATGGGAATACAAAGATTACATCTGTAACATTTCCAAAATCGCTTATACGAATTGGTTCAAGATGTTTTTGTGGATGTACTTCACTTAAAAATATAACACTTCCTAGAGATTTAACCGTAGTGGAAGAAGGGGTTTTTGCATATTGTACATCCTTAGAAAATGTGAGCTCTCAAGGTAAAATAACATATATATCTGACAATGCATTTTATGGATGCAGTAATTTATCACAAGTTCCTTCATCACAGGTCGTACATATAGGTGAAAATACATTTAGCGGTTGTAAAAAGCTTGATTATTTCAATATGAATTGCACAAGCATACAAGCACATGCTTTTAGAAATACTGCATTTTTGGACAGATTGAGAAATCTTTCACCACTTGTCATAATATCAAATACTGTTGTTGATGGTAAGTATTGCACTAAAGATGTTATTATTCCAGAAGGTGTAGTAAATATTTCCCCCTATGCTTTTGCAGGAAATCACAGTATTAATAGAATACTACTTCCAAAAAGTCTTGTAACTATAGGGGATGGAGCATTTAGTGGATGTAAAAATATAAAAGAAATTCATATTCCACATTTGATAAAATATATTGGCAGAAAAGCATTTGAAAAGTGTGTATCTCTTACCAATGTTTCGGGCAATTCAGAAGATATAGGAGAAGGGGCATTTTCATACTGTGTAAATCTTAAAAATGTCATTCTTAAAGGAAGAGTATCTTTGGGAAAAGATGTATTTTGCGGATGTGAGGTTCTTGAAGTATGTCAATGCAAAGAACTTGAATATATAAGTGAGAGCTGTTTTAGTGAATGTACCTCACTAAGTGATTTTGATTTTTCTAATATTAAATTTATAGGTAGAAGTGCTTTTAGTGGTTGTAGTTCTCTTAAAAGTATTTCACTAAATGCAGACACTTATGTTGATGCCCATGCTTTTGAGGACTGTGGAAGTCTAGAAGAAGTGATTTTGTCAGAGGAGGGTATGAAGCATGGAAGTTATGCTTTTGCAGGATGTACTGATCTTAAAGTAATAAGAATTGGTGAAAAAAAATATATTATAGATCAATATCCGTCTGTTTTTGAAAAACAAACTCCAGACATTGTAAAGTCTATATATAATAGTGCAATCAGCTGTTTTGATATAGATGAAAATCTTTCATTATTTGGATATATAAATAAAGGGAGTTCAGTATGTATCCCAAAAGGAATTAAAACAATTGAGCGTGAAGTTTTTAAGGATGCTATGAATCTTGAAGAAATATACATACCTAAAAGTGTAGAATATATTGGTGAGAGAGCTTTTGATAATACAATGTGGCTAGAAAAACAAAGGGTTATTTCACCTATGGTAATTGTAAATAATATACTAATTGATGCATCTTTGTGTCAGGGTGAGGTGATAATACCTAATTATGTTAAAAGAGTTTCTGGATGGGCTTTTGCAAATTGTTATGAACTTACAAAAGTTACTTTTTCTAATTCTAAAACGGTTTTAGAAGAATATGCATTTAGGAACTGTATTAATTTTAAAAAGGTAATTACTGCTGACGGAAAAGAGTATAGATTAACAAGAATTTCAGATAGAAATGATGAGATGTTGCCATCTAGTGTAAAGCAGATTTTTATGGATTGTTTAAACTGCTTTAAAGCAGATGAAAATGATGTTCTGGTTGAGTGTACAGGAAATATTGTGAATCTGATTTTGCCAGATGGAATAACTGCTATTGGAGATAGTGGATTTAAAAACAGTAATTTACTCACACACATTACATTAACTAAAGATATTGTATCAATTGGTAAAAGTGCCTTTGAACAATGTAAATGGCTTGTTTCAGTAAAAAATGCATTAAATGTGAGGATAATAGATAAACTTGCATTTTCAGGCTGTTATTCATTAGAAAGTGTAGCACTTTCAGATAATCTTGAATACATAGGAATGAGGGCTTTTGAACATTGTACGTCATTAAAAAGTATTGTCATACCAGAAGGAATAACTGAAATTCCAGAAAAAACATTTTATAGATGCAAGAGCTTAGAGACGGTTTATCTGCCATCTACTTTAAAAACAATAGGAAGAGAGGCATTTGCATTTTGCTATGAACTAAGGAAAATAAATTTTCCAAAAGGGCTTGAAATTATAGATTCAAGAGCATTTGCATGGTGCTCAAAAATTAATAAAAAATATCTCCTAGAAGATATTTCGGTGGAAGCTGATTCATTCAGCATTGATAGCCTATGAGGTACAGAAATTTAGGCAGTACTGGACTAAGGGTATCGGAAATATCTTTTGGGACAATCCCTATACTTAGTGGAGATGCTGGTGTGCTACCGGATTATTATAGCCCAGATGAAGAAACTGCAATAAGTATAATGAAGCATGCATTCAATCTGGGATGTAATCTTTTTGATACAGCAATAGTACCTGAGTATGGAGATGCAGAAATAAAGCTGGGCAAATTTGCTGCTCACATAGGCAGAGAAAAGATTATTATATCAGATAAGTCAAGATTTTTTTATGGAGACGAAATGTACAAAGCTGTATATAAATCATGTGAAAATCTTGGTACTTATACGGATATTTATTTTGTACATCAGGTGCATGAAGGGAACGAGGAAGTTACATTTGGAAGATATGGTGCTGTGGATGCATTGAATGAACTGAAAGCAGAAGGTAAAATCAAATTTACAGGAATTGCTTCTCACTACTATGACATATTACTAAGGGGAGCAAAAGACAAGAGAGTAGATGTACTTCAGGGAAGTGGAAATATTCTTGAAAGAGGTATGCTTAACAGAATAGAGTCAGAATCGTTGTTTAGACAAAAAGGATTCATTCTCAATAAAGTATATGCAGCAGGAATCTTGCCATACTTCTTCCAAATTCAAACACTTTTATCTGGTGCACTTTCATATCCTATATCAAGTGCATTAATAGGTATGGGAAACCATGAACAAGTAGAACAGGCAATGTTAAAAGAACCTAAAAATTATACTCGGCCTGCCTTTTCACAAGTAATGTCAATACTTGAAAAGAGTTTTGTACCAATTCCATGCGACAGATGTCAAAGGTGTAGATGTATATATGGAACTGAAATACATACAATTTTTAGACAGTACAATTATTATTTTCTGGGTAAGGATTATTGGGCGCTTAGAAAACTGGATCTTAGTATAAATGAAAGTGCTGCACAATGTAAAAAATGCACAGATATGACATGTATGAAAAAATGCCCACATTCAATAAATATACCTGAAACTGTACAAATGATAAAACGATTGGTAGAAATTCATGTTAGAAACTCGCTTATATAACTATAAAAATGTATTTTTATTTCTTTTCTATCAAGACTAAGTAGTAATATTGTAAAATGGATATATGGGTATAGAATATCGCATTAGTGTCAATAAATGCTATGAGGCAGCTTCTATTAATAGAGGTTGCTTTTTTAGTTTATCTATATTTGATTATTTTTATTTAAGATATATTCTTGAAGGGGGTATTGGGTCGGCTGGGTTATTTATACTGACAGGATACGACATGTAAATATTCCTATAATTGTATAATCATAAAAGGATATTACTGGTATAGGCATATTTTGTTTAAGGTATAAAATCATATATATCTAAAAGTAACCCAGATGGATGCAATAGATGCTAAATTTTCAAATTATACAGTTAAATATAGAAATGAGAATAGATTTATTCCTATAAGTGTTGAGTTTTGGATTAGTTAATTTTAGGGAAGAACTAAGGAATTGTAAATAATTTCTTATCATCAAAACAGTAGCCAATCAAAGCTACTGTTTTTAATTGCACAAATATACAAAAAGTACAAAAACATGCTATATTATGGTAAAATGGATTTTAAATAAATAAAACTTAAAAATTATTATTAAGTAGGGAGAATTCATATGGGAATATTAAAAATGTTTAAAAGAAATAAAGAAAATAAACAAAATAAAGTTAAACAAGAAAAGAAAAGAGGGGTTTTAACTTTATATTCAGTTACTTTAGATAGTAAAAATATTTTTGATGTAATAAAAGAAGAATTTTCAGAAGTAACAAAGTCAATTCAAACAATTGATGGAGGATTGAAAATTATTTTTAAAGATGGTACAGATATTGAGTTCAATTTATCAGATGATATAAATCATGTGACAACACAAACAAATGGTATGGCTAACTTTTTTTCTAAATCACCAATTGAAAATGAAAAAATTTTACAACAAGCTATGTTGCAAATTAGCATGTTCACTTGTATTGTAGGAATTGGATTTGAACTTAATGATGATGAAAAAAGAACAAACTATATTGTAAATACTATATATGAAATCGCAAACAAAACTCAAAGTTTTATCCTTTATCCTAGTATGAAATTATACACGTCAGAAGGTAAATTACTTATATCTATAGATGGAGAAACTGATTTTGAAAAGTATTATCCAATATCAAACTCAGATTTATTAAAAAGAGATATAAAGCCATCTTGTAATGATGAAGAACGATATAGAAAAATCATAAAAGAATGTGATGAAAAGAAAATACCACATACAGACTTTATGTTGTCAACTCAAATTATGGAAAATGAAGTGAAAGTTACAAGTGTAGAAAAAATAGCTAAGAGAGCAACAGCTGTATTTTCTTGTGCCTTATATTCAGAGTGCTTGTTAATAGAAGGTGGATCTATAGAACTTGCAAAGGATGAGTTTGAAGATATTAATAAAATATATGGAGTGAAAAGCTATTTAACCGACAAAGAAAAAGAATATATACAAATGGAACAACCAGATAAGATTACAGCTATACAATTCTCTTGGCAATACGAAAGATGTTGCGTATTATTATGGGCACTTGGTCTTATAGACTTAAATTCACCAACTGAAATTTGTAATGTTCATCAAATAGCTCAAATTATAAGAAACTATGATTCTATAGATGAATTAATAAAAGATTCTAGCATTAGAAGTAATGAAGAACTATTAGATATGCATACAAGGATTCTATATTATGATTGGGCATGTGTAGAATCAAGAGTGGAAAATCAAGAAACACCAGCAAACTTAAATTCTGGAGTAGTTCAAGAACAACATTTTGCTTTAAATTGGATTATTAGTGCTAATGAAGATTGTGAGTGGGATGATATTTCTCCTAATACATAACATAAAAAAGTGTTAGAGTAATTATATAAATCAAATATAGCAGCATCTGTTTATCCTTCTAAATAAGTTAAAATAAATATTAATGTTTATCTAAATCAGATTTATTTCTGCTATATATATTCTCAAAAATATTAGTCTCAAGTAAACTACATAAACACAAACAACCAAAACAGTAGCCAACCAAAGCTACTGTTTTTTCTTACACAAATATACAAGAAGTATAAAGTATTTCTATATTATGGTAATATATACGTAGAAGTAGATTAAAGTCATATGAAAAAATATAAGGTACGTAATAGCATGATAACGCAAATTAACAAGCTACAAGGAGGTATTATAATGGGAATTTTTAATAAACTAAAATAGTCTATATGTAAGAGAACTACCAACTCTCCCATGTAGATTGTATAAAACAAATATTTATTAAAAAATTTTACAATGTTTGTTATTGGGAGGTTAAAAATGTCTTATTTTAAGTATGAAAATATTAATATATATTATAGAGTATCTGGTGAAGGTAGACCTTTAGTTATTATACATGGAGATACAGCTTCCTCAAAAATGTTTATACCAGAATTAAAATTCTATTCTAAAAACTTTAAAGTGATTTTAGTAGATTTAGTAGGTCAAGGAAAATCTCAAAGAGTAGATAAACTACCATTAAATTATTGGGATTTTAATGTTAGTTTAATTATTGAATTATGTAATCGCATTGGTATTAACGATATTAATCTGTTAGGTACAA is drawn from Tepidibacter hydrothermalis and contains these coding sequences:
- a CDS encoding tRNA dihydrouridine synthase, whose product is MEIKELKIGNIIIPCNVLMAPLAGYTCYPFRILCSELGAGLCYTEMVNCNSLRYKDKATQKLLFTTAEEKVKATQLVGSDPRIMEKMARSNYFEEFDIIDINMGCPVPNLFKSGQGSALLGDLKKASSIIKGCKKSGKIITVKIRVGIREDKMISAEVAKMCEDSGADMITIHGRSRNMMYSGTPYFDQIEQAKSVVRIPVIANGGIFSVPDAEKMMNLTGADGVMIARYALENPFIFSELTHKEIQKNKYTIISEQIDLTSKHYDETFTLSYIKRLVSFCMRTEKGTKKYKQELYKSGNISELEYIIRKIFYKEREID
- a CDS encoding ester cyclase; this translates as MSQSKKYPIIDINKHLQENWTEQETENAKIVVDFFQHLMNEHDFDYTMEKYGNVPYTQHNRAIPNEMSGLISYVKTLTKRFPEYSFDVKRIYADGDFILLHSHTTMMAKHRGNEKKGFIITDTFRLKNGKLVEHWDAIQPIDTFSRLLFLMTGGSINNNNPTF
- a CDS encoding aldo/keto reductase, with product MLPDYYSPDEETAISIMKHAFNLGCNLFDTAIVPEYGDAEIKLGKFAAHIGREKIIISDKSRFFYGDEMYKAVYKSCENLGTYTDIYFVHQVHEGNEEVTFGRYGAVDALNELKAEGKIKFTGIASHYYDILLRGAKDKRVDVLQGSGNILERGMLNRIESESLFRQKGFILNKVYAAGILPYFFQIQTLLSGALSYPISSALIGMGNHEQVEQAMLKEPKNYTRPAFSQVMSILEKSFVPIPCDRCQRCRCIYGTEIHTIFRQYNYYFLGKDYWALRKLDLSINESAAQCKKCTDMTCMKKCPHSINIPETVQMIKRLVEIHVRNSLI
- a CDS encoding TetR/AcrR family transcriptional regulator — protein: MSKYNREEILQSGVEILTMKGFSGLGVQHVLKACGIPKGSFYNFFENKDAFVIEAIKLYSRKVKFILEQIDNDSTLNPIEKITKYYSIANDFFFNKGNLRTCPMMNIVSDGVENEAIIELIHSSIDMHKDFIAKWIDSAMTLELISNQIDPVRLTHMIYDNYHGAVLRMKYENSELPLNNFISNVLPFYLK
- a CDS encoding NADH:flavin oxidoreductase; translated protein: MNFENLQVSKALELRNMTIKNRIVRSATHSMLGNLDGTISQDELKMYDELASNEIGLIIAGQFFVSKDGIVAPGSNELINDDHAKYAKKIKEIVEPNDTKVIAQINHAGIQAYSQDPFGPSEFDLEDGRVAREMTIDEITRVKSDFVESAVRAQKSRMDGVQLHAAHGYLLCEFLKPSINKRTDNYGGSSENRFRIVREILEEIKEACGEAYPVFIKIDSNDLIETATYNDDLDYMMFQLEALGIEAVEFSGSDFATKKYSDHNYFLDSALEIKGDRNIATMVVGGVRNFNDMETVLTSGVDMVSLSRPFITEPDLITRLKKGQEKSRCVSCSKCSTVGRKRCILNTF
- a CDS encoding DUF4272 domain-containing protein, with the translated sequence MGILKMFKRNKENKQNKVKQEKKRGVLTLYSVTLDSKNIFDVIKEEFSEVTKSIQTIDGGLKIIFKDGTDIEFNLSDDINHVTTQTNGMANFFSKSPIENEKILQQAMLQISMFTCIVGIGFELNDDEKRTNYIVNTIYEIANKTQSFILYPSMKLYTSEGKLLISIDGETDFEKYYPISNSDLLKRDIKPSCNDEERYRKIIKECDEKKIPHTDFMLSTQIMENEVKVTSVEKIAKRATAVFSCALYSECLLIEGGSIELAKDEFEDINKIYGVKSYLTDKEKEYIQMEQPDKITAIQFSWQYERCCVLLWALGLIDLNSPTEICNVHQIAQIIRNYDSIDELIKDSSIRSNEELLDMHTRILYYDWACVESRVENQETPANLNSGVVQEQHFALNWIISANEDCEWDDISPNT
- a CDS encoding leucine-rich repeat domain-containing protein, with translation MEHGFIIEDGILESYTLKNSFVKVPDNVKVIGKGAFKGCTFIEQVVLPETITEIMDTAFKGCKNLKKINFPSKLTHIGEYAFHRCHSLHSAKLSDEVKSLSNCAFLYCDSLEYVSIPGVIYLGRQVFVNNVNLKEIEISKDLDTSRISDIFTGCSRISKISLSDGTICNIDSVIEVISSHSNVHAVVKAIAVDIYRMMEIHDGILIKLLVNVKDLEIPNRIAGIAKSCFFNRKGIVSVKMPESLTYIGSRAFRNCINLERIQFANENVNISKDAFKNCTSLKYVTLSDGSTYELKGLPDTSDESIPKIVRTIHSQILNNFFISGTTLIQYRGNEERVVVPEGIAIIGEKAFAGNEAVGKVILPDSIREIHEEAFSDCILLQTINVPEGLEYIGESSFENCLKLIRIDLPESLTKIEKAAFNRCKKLNQVIFGSEMKEIESLAFYGCNSLKNVHLPEKLINIGDMVFYKCFSLKEITLPESLCRLGNNVFTSSGIKSANIKCDLKECGTDIFSQCDKLRKLTFEEGVTYIGDKFAFRCSSLKYVNIPSTIEYIGKNAFEGSIYIKDTVQNGKIGNIFVDGSELSGNIVISDGITAIAGGAFYGNTKITSVTFPKSLIRIGSRCFCGCTSLKNITLPRDLTVVEEGVFAYCTSLENVSSQGKITYISDNAFYGCSNLSQVPSSQVVHIGENTFSGCKKLDYFNMNCTSIQAHAFRNTAFLDRLRNLSPLVIISNTVVDGKYCTKDVIIPEGVVNISPYAFAGNHSINRILLPKSLVTIGDGAFSGCKNIKEIHIPHLIKYIGRKAFEKCVSLTNVSGNSEDIGEGAFSYCVNLKNVILKGRVSLGKDVFCGCEVLEVCQCKELEYISESCFSECTSLSDFDFSNIKFIGRSAFSGCSSLKSISLNADTYVDAHAFEDCGSLEEVILSEEGMKHGSYAFAGCTDLKVIRIGEKKYIIDQYPSVFEKQTPDIVKSIYNSAISCFDIDENLSLFGYINKGSSVCIPKGIKTIEREVFKDAMNLEEIYIPKSVEYIGERAFDNTMWLEKQRVISPMVIVNNILIDASLCQGEVIIPNYVKRVSGWAFANCYELTKVTFSNSKTVLEEYAFRNCINFKKVITADGKEYRLTRISDRNDEMLPSSVKQIFMDCLNCFKADENDVLVECTGNIVNLILPDGITAIGDSGFKNSNLLTHITLTKDIVSIGKSAFEQCKWLVSVKNALNVRIIDKLAFSGCYSLESVALSDNLEYIGMRAFEHCTSLKSIVIPEGITEIPEKTFYRCKSLETVYLPSTLKTIGREAFAFCYELRKINFPKGLEIIDSRAFAWCSKINKKYLLEDISVEADSFSIDSL